The Vicia villosa cultivar HV-30 ecotype Madison, WI linkage group LG1, Vvil1.0, whole genome shotgun sequence genome includes a region encoding these proteins:
- the LOC131632073 gene encoding probable UDP-glucosyl transferase 73B6, with protein sequence MPTTMGSLNLEECPLKFHFIPYPAPGHMIPLCDIATLFASHGHHVTIITTPSNAEILLKSVPSHQHISLHTVPFPSRQVGLPLGVENLASVNNVENSYKVHQATMLLQLPISKFVEQDAPDCIVADFMFLWADELANKLHVPRLAFNGFSLFAICAMESLKAHSYESSVIKGLPHCIALNATPPEALTEFMEPLLETELKSYGLIVNNFTELDGEEYIEHYEKTTGHKAWHLGPVSLICRTTQEKADRGQTSAVSVDECLSWLNLKQPNSVLYICFGSLCHFSDKQLYEIASAIEASGHQFIWVVPEKKGTAERNDRNEKWMPKGFEERNTGMIIRGWAPQVVILGHPSISAFLTHCGWNSTVEAVSAGVPMITWPVHDEQFYNEKLITQVRRIGVEVGAEEWSIIGFMERKKLVGRDIIEKAVRRLMDGGIEADEIRHRAQEYAVKAKRAVQEGGSSHKNLMALIDDLKRERGYKPLDS encoded by the coding sequence ATGCCAACCACAATGGGTTCTCTCAATTTAGAAGAATGTCCACTGAAATTTCATTTCATTCCTTATCCTGCACCTGGCCATATGATCCCGCTTTGCGATATAGCTACACTCTTCGCCTCACACGGTCACCATGTCACCATCATTACAACTCCTTCTAATGCTGAAATCCTTCTCAAATCCGTCCCTTCCCACCAGCATATCAGTCTTCATACTGTTCCGTTTCCTTCCCGCCAAGTAGGCCTGCCACTCGGTGTTGAAAACCTTGCCTCTGTTAACAATGTTGAGAACTCCTACAAGGTCCACCAGGCTACCATGTTGCTGCAATTACCTATCAGCAAGTTTGTGGAGCAAGACGCGCCGGACTGCATTGTGGCGGATTTTATGTTCTTGTGGGCGGATGAGTTGGCAAACAAGCTTCATGTTCCTAGACTCGCCTTCAACGGTTTCTCTCTCTTTGCCATATGTGCCATGGAATCCCTCAAGGCACACAGCTATGAGTCATCTGTCATTAAGGGCCTTCCTCATTGTATCGCCTTGAATGCAACACCACCCGAGGCACTGACTGAATTTATGGAACCATTGCTGGAAACAGAACTCAAAAGCTACGGGCTCATTGTCAACAACTTCACTGAACTTGACGGAGAAGAGTACATCGAGCATTACGAGAAAACCACAGGTCACAAAGCTTGGCATCTAGGACCAGTTTCTCTCATTTGTAGGACCACTCAAGAAAAAGCGGATAGAGGGCAAACAAGCGCAGTGAGCGTGGATGAGTGCTTGAGTTGGCTAAACTTAAAGCAGCCAAACTCAGTGCTCTACATATGTTTTGGGAGCTTATGCCATTTCTCTGATAAGCAGTTGTATGAGATTGCAAGCGCTATAGAAGCATCAGGTCACCAATTCATATGGGTTGTCCCCGAAAAGAAAGGGACGGCCGAGAGAAATGACAGGAATGAAAAGTGGATGCCGAAGGGATTTGAAGAGAGGAACACAGGAATGATCATAAGAGGATGGGCACCACAAGTGGTGATTTTAGGCCACCCTTCTATCAGTGCATTCTTGACACACTGCGGATGGAACTCCACTGTGGAGGCTGTTAGTGCAGGGGTTCCAATGATCACATGGCCAGTGCACGACGAGCAATTCTACAATGAAAAGTTAATAACTCAAGTGCGACGAATTGGTGTAGAGGTCGGAGCAGAAGAGTGGAGCATCATTGGTTTCATGGAGAGGAAGAAGTTGGTGGGTAGAGACATCATAGAGAAGGCTGTGAGAAGGTTGATGGACGGTGGAATTGAAGCTGATGAAATAAGACATCGTGCACAAGAGTATGCAGTAAAGGCCAAACGAGCTGTTCAAGAAGGTGGTTCGTCCCACAAAAATTTAATGGCCTTGATTGATGATCTTAAGCGAGAGAGGGGATATAAGCCATTAGATTCATAG